The following DNA comes from Triticum aestivum cultivar Chinese Spring chromosome 3D, IWGSC CS RefSeq v2.1, whole genome shotgun sequence.
TGAATCAGTTACTCAATTTTACAATTATGTCTCTGAAAATGTAGGATTTGATTAAATGGTTATTAAAATATGTTTCACATTCTGTTTAGTTCTAATGAACATTAAGTGCTTACCCAACATTTTTAcattttctagtgctttattactACGCCCTGCGTTGCAATATCATTGAAGTTTtaggtttgtcctaagtcaaacttgtttaacttTGACCAACTCTATAGGAAAAATGTGTTAGGATCTGCAACCCCAAATACACATAGTATGGAAATATATTTTATAAAGAATCTCATGAGACTAATTTGGTGTTCTAGatgttaatatatttttctatAGACGTGGTCAAACTTAAACAAGTTTGACTTAGGAGAAACatagaacttcaattattttggaacggaggaagtatattgcAAACACACAACAGCCTCAACACGGTAATGTAATTCATTGTTATTTTACTGTAAAAAAATCATGGCTATTTTATACCTGGTTAATCAGGTATACAAGAGTAATAACAACCTACTTGTTTCTCGAAAACAATTGACACATTATGAGGCACAGCAGTCCTCTGTAAATTCACCTATACCTTGTAGATTGCCAACAATTCTATTTCTGTTTTCCATTCTTTTTGGTGATAACCAAGTTGATTTAGCTTCAATTTTATTTACTCTATTCTGCTTTGCTTATGCAGCAAAGGAGTTTGAAACAGAAATTTTGAGGCTTAAGCGCCTGTTGGCTGAGAACAATGATACAAATAACTATGCAGCTGTAGTGTCTCCTGAGACAATAACTGAAGTCATACAGAAGCAAACTCCAGTTTCACCTGCAAGAACACCGGTGTGGAACAGAACGAATACAGTACAGTCCAGTGTGAATGCCATTTGTCCTCCATGGTAGCTTTCTGGATGAAGctagagaggcaagttgttgaaacAGCCCAACCACTTTGCTGGTAGTGTAGAAGTATGCAAGGGTAAATGATTAATTTGAGCTTTATATTGTTTGCTAAGCCTTTTTTATGGCTTGCATTGATTCTTTAGCAGGACTTCTGTAGAAGAGGTGTTCGCACCTCAGGTTAGTAATAATGTACAAGTGGATTGCAGTTTGTAGTTCTTCTTATGCCTGTAAATTGGTTTGACTTGTAAGTCTGTTGCTTTCAGGGAATGGGACAGATGAAAGTTCTTGTTCTTGTGTGTATCATATGCTGGTTGAATCTTTAGTTGGCATGAAATTTCACTGAAGAATGAAATAGAAGGATTCTCACTTTCAATCCATCATGAAGCTACTGGTACATGCAAACACCAGTTCTCGCGTTGTTTAATTTGCTACAGCACATTAGTAATAGAAATATGACACTACAGTTATTTATGGTTTGCATTTTACATTTTGGCCTTGATATTTTACATTCATGCATGTGATTTTATATGTAACTGGGCAAGCTGGATATCTGTAGAGCAGTTATCGTTATAGTGGCTGCCTCTGTAACTTGAAAACTGTCTCTTTAAACTGCAAAATGTGGTACCTAAATACacatccccccccccctcctccctgATAATCTGAGGCCACACCCCCGGCTCCATTTCAATTAAGAAAGAAACCACGTAAGTACCACAAACACCTATACGCCTTACAAAGTAGGCAAGCTGGGAACAGGAAAAGCTAAAAACATCCTCAAGAACTGAAAAGGTAAACTAAAGCTTGGCCTGCTCCAGAATATTACAGCAAGTATAAACTAAATACACATTCAGTGTCAGCTTGCCTTCTAGCAAGAATTATGCACTTCTCTTTTTGTATCATAGTCCCTCTTTGATCTGGCCTTGCATTTTAAACAGTTTATACTTCTGTGGACTTTATTAAATGTAGGACCATGCGCATTGTGGTAGGAGCTAGGGCCCTACCGGATCTAGGGCGTAGGTTGTAGCGAAAGGAGGGGGAAGGGCGAGGGCTggtgcgcggcggccggcggcgtggcgcCGTCCTTCCGACGGGAGCAGCGGCGGCGAaggcaggaggcggctagggttaggtctcccggctccctaagggaagccgagcaaatattgattgcttcttgcttgattagattgatacatctcctctccttatatagagaggtttacttgactcctaagcaaacgatcctaatacgataagataattgggctaagcccctaattaagatacttgggccataacccactgggctaagcccctatgccggtcataacacttctccccgcctgcacaaacagctcgtcctcgagctgtaaggtggggaagcgcttgctgaactcctcgaggtgatcaaccagcgtcaaacacctttgcgacagctggggcggcaaggtcggcggcgacggcgtcctccggaatgtagtctgccacctccaggtagaagagtcgcgggcaggcgtGGACAGGCGTGTAggtctcgtcgcagttgaagcacaacccttggcggcgacgctcgagtagctcggccgaggtgagccggcggaacgggcgcgccgcggtcgcggcgaggggtgccgcggaagcctgaGCAGGCCGAGCCTGAGCGGGATCTGGCCAGGGTAGCGACCCAGTGGCCCGGGACGGTGACTCCTGCTGGACGGCCgccgcgcggcgctcgaacgcgcgggcgtagtacatggccgtctggagatcctggggtccccgaagctccacgtccacgtggatgtgatccggaagtccaccgacaaagaggtcggcccgctgatgtgccgtcacgcccgacgcgtggcatgccagggcctggaaacggtcggcgaagtcctgaaccgtggaggtgaagggaaggcggcctagCTCCGCCAGGCGGCTCCCGCGTATCGAGGGCCCAAAACGAAGaaggcagagctcgcggaagcgctcccaagggggcatgctgccctcgtcctgctcgagggcgtagtaccaggtctggGCTGCTCCGCGAAGGTGGTAGGATGCCAGCCAAGTGCGCTCCGACGCGAGCGTGCGCTGTCCACGGAAAAACTGctcacactggttgagccagttaagcgggtcctccgtgccgtcataagtggcgaagtcgatcttggcgaaccgtGGCGGCGTCTGGGTCGGAGCGCCATGGCCGACCGGCTCGGCGGTGCGGAGCAGTGATGATGACGGCGCCCGGTCAACGGTGGGGAGGCCGTCGTAGGCCCCCGCGGAGCCGGACGAGGCCCCGGACTGCAGCGTGGGTACTGGTGCGTCCCCGGCCTCCGTGTAAACTGGCGGTGGCGACGTCCCGGTTAGCTAGGCCGGGATCGGGGACGGTGACGGCGGAAACCGAACCTGCTGGATCGGGAGGCCTCCCGGTGTGGACAGGCCCAGTCCGgagctgggcggcggcggtgggagctgGACCGACGCGGTTGGCGCGGCTGGGGCCGGCGCGGGCCACTGCGGCGCTggggcgggcgcgggaggcgcgggtggCGCCGCGAGAACCGGCGCGGGCCACTGCGGCCAGGACGGCGCTGGGGCGTGCGGCAGCTGGAGCGACGGAGGGGCCCCGGCGATCGCCGCGGGTACCGAGTACCAGGGCAGGTGCAGCAGCGTTGGAGGCGGCCCGCTGGGGTGCCCCGCCTGGAACGGCAGCAGCGGTGGCCCGCCAATTGCAGGCGCGCCCTGGGACGGCCACGGCAGCGCGGGGTGGCCGTAGGCGGCGGTAGTCGCAGCCGGCGGAGGTGCGTGCGGTCCGGCCAGGTACAGATGGATGCCCTGGACGGCCGTCACGAGATCCCGCAAGATGCTAGTGACTTCTTCCGGCGTGAAAACGGCGGTTGTCGGCGCAGCGGAGGTGACCGGTGCCGGCGGCGTGGGGGAACCAGCGATGGTGACGGTGACCGGGGCCGGCGGCGTTGGGGAACCGGCGGTGGTCATCGGTGCGGTGGTGATGATTGGCAGCGGCGGCGTTGGCGTTGACGAAGACATGATCGAGCCCGAGTctctgataccaaattggtaggagctaGGGCCCTACCGGATCTAGGGCGTAGGTTGTAGGGAAAGGAGGGGGAAGGGCGAGGGCTggtgcgcggcggccggcggcgtggcgccgtccttgcgacgggagcagcggcggcgaaggcaggaggcggctagggttaggtctcccggctccctaagggaagccgagcaaatattgattgcttcttgcttgattagattgatacatctcctctccttatatagagaggtttacttgactcctaagcaaacgatcctaatacgataagataattgggctaagcccctaattaagatacttgggccataacccactgggctaagcccctatgcCGGTCATAACACATTGTCACGGTGACAGACAATGGCGACGTTAGAGAATGGACTTACCAGAACAGATTTCTGACCTTTAGTTGTTGTTACCAGCACATGTCGTAATTATGGCTGTGAAATTTTGATGATCATGGAGATGGAGTAAATCTATATAGTATTCTTATACTTGTTCACATGTTGAGGGTATGTTCCTTTCAATTAGTGATAGATATAGTAGTATGTTGGAGTGGCATGTTACCTTTTATCTGTTGCATGTGACCTCTCTTTCTATCACCGACATGTGCTTATATTCTGGCGTTAAAGATGTTGATCCAACATGTGCCTTTGTTTGTCAACCGGGAAGAACCCACCATATGATTTTGCATCAGTTGATGTTTCATTTTGCGCTGTTTATATCATACCAATAGAATTGTTTGTCAAAGGTGCTAATGCAACCTTAACTGAGATCTTCAAGCTATTGTAGGTTATAATTTCACCCTTACATGGTTAGAGCAACCTGATGGCGGTGAATGGGCCTACAAATACTCTTCGCTAGGCATCCTGGAGAAAATCGCTTTAAAGTGGATGAGGGTGCAGGACATGAGGTTTAGCAAGGCAATGTGCCCTGTATTCTTTGAGCGGATGTCCAGTCTCATCAGGCGAGGCCGATGATAGTCCTGACTTCATATTTTGAGCTCTGGATGTACATGACTGAAACTGATCAACTGTTGGCAGAGTTGTCCTTCATGTGTGTACATTTGCTGGGGAGATTGGATGATTTGCGCCAAGTTTCCAAGCGCTTGGAGGGTTCGCCCTCGTTTTTATTGTATAATTGATCATTTGCCACAACTTTTGCCTGCAGTTTGATGATTTTTCAGAATACACCAACAAAATTTATGACCGAACTACCGCTTTAATTCAGATTCCTCTTTTCGTCTCTCGGTTCAGTCGTCAGGCTTGTCTTGCCCGTTGCTGACCACCACTGCAGCTTGTACCGCCCGCCTAGCATTGTACCCTGGAGGAGGGAATCAAATTGCATGAGAATGTGCCCGGTGAATTTCAGCGGATATGGAGTGTCATCAGAAAGGCCGATGACTTAATATTATGGAGCTCATGACTGAAACGGGTCGACTTTTGACTGAATGTGCCCGGTGAATTTCAGCGGATGTGTTTATGTTTCCGTTTCGTGTTTATGTTTTCAGCATGCAAAATTCATCCTTTGCACCCCTGGTTTGAATAGACTCTTTCTTGACTCTACTTTTTATACCAGAAGCAAGGGAAACTATTCCAAAAATCCATTTTCCCTTCTTGACAAACTCCACTTTTTATACCTTGGTCCTATCACAATGCTTTGCTTAATTTGCAGAGAGTTTTGGGAGCACGGCCTAACTCCCATCACTCTGACTGTTTTTACATGTTTTGTTGTTGTCGTATAAGGGTTGCTCCCAGTTTAAACAGTTTGTATGAAACCCAACCACGTTTTTTCAGTTTCGAACATGCcagacaaaaacaaaaaaaactcgaATCAGTTACATGTCACAAGCATCCAACAGTTGAAAAATCTATAGAACACCTGATTATTTCAGTAAAGTATATGCCCATCTCAGCGATGGGAGAACAGCATGACATCAGAAACAACAGGTTTGCTAAACCCACCGAGCAATCGAAGCTCCAACCAATTACATGTCCAAGTATCTATCCAACACCAGATCCGATCAATCGACGCCCATGTGGCGCCGCCAATCCGACAGAtcccgccttcttcttcctcttcacgcCGGCTTgtagagcttctccaccatcttcctGAACTCTGCATACACAAGAAGGAGAACGGAGCATGCAGATTCAGAACCAAGAACAGGTTGATCGGATCACCACGGGACGTTCAGAGGATGAGGGGAGTTTACCTTCTTGATTCGCCCAGAGCGCGGCCGCCTGTGTGTTGAGCGGGGAGTCGTTGTTCGGCTCTGCGTCCCAATAATGAATCACAGATCAGATCAGACCACACAAGACAACAAGTAGAGACAGATCTGACGTGACGAGAGAGGAAGGAGTGAGAGGCGTACCTCCGAGCAGGCTCTGGATGGAGAGGAGGATGGTGCGGACGTCGTAGGCGGAGGACCACTTGTCCTGGAGGATGTCGAGGCAGATGTTGCCGTGGTTGTCGACGTTGGGGTGGAAGCAGGGGGTCTCGAACCGCACCTTGGGCGGCTTGTAGGGGTAGTCGCTGGGGAAGGCGAGCGCGAGGCGGTAGGAGGTGCCCTCGTACGCGGTGGCGGCGGATCCGTCGATGGTGCCGACCCACTGGAAGATGTTGTCCCCCTCCGGGAACGCCGACACCCCGGGGTCGCCGCCCATCATCAGCGCCATCAGCTCCGACTGCAGCCGCCGCACCACCGACTGCCCGTCTGCGCCACGCGCGGCCGCCGGCGCCTGCTTCCCCGAGGACGCTGACGCCGCCCCTGGTGCGGGGGCCGCCGGGACGTTGCCGCTGCCGTGCGACTCGCTGTTCTCGCCCCTCGCCATCGCTCGTTCCGTGCGGGGATGGGTCGAGGAGAGGAGCGGATCGGATCGGATCGGCGGGAGGGTGGAGAGGTTGAGAGGGTTTGGAGGGGGGAATTGGGGAATTGAGACGGCGAGAGGGGCGGTGATTTAAAGGTGGGAAGGGACCGGTGATTCGAGCCTAGTGACCGTTGGGGTTGGGGTTGCAGGCTATCGCTAGCTGTTCGATTGGATTGATCCAGCCGTTGCAATTCATCGCGACAGCGTTGCGGTCCGGCCGGGTATGGCAGCAACCAGGCCGCTGATTCCAACGGCTAGTTTTGCGGCGGTGGCAGGGCAGCGGCACGCTCATCTCGCCCTTGGTCACATCCATGCAGGGCACCCTGGAATGATCTGTGGCATTAATGGCCAAATTGTTACTCTCCTGTTAAAAAATTTGACCAACCGCTAAGAGAGAATGTGAGACACACGACCTAAGGGGTCGAACTCAGGTCGGCTCGGCGAAACCATAGCGCCACCATGAATGGACTATGAGCCCATGCACTTACTCTCATGTTAGTCTCCCATGTATTCAATGTCAAATTTTGACAATAAAATATAAATCATATGTCACAGAAATTATGTGGTGGAAATCATCTTCCAAATACAAATCCAATGTTTAGACAGAAAAAAAAAatcaatgatatactttttgtagcaaatCAGTTATACTCTTTCCCTCCAAGTTTATTAGGCTCCCTATTATTTTGGATAAAAGTTTGACCATCGATTTAACTTATAAAATGTAACCTATATGTCATGGTGCTAAATCTGACATTAAGATAGAAGTATGAACGGAGCTTGATCTGTCGAGGCGCAATGGAGGACACAAGGATGTATACGTGTTTGGGATCCCCCTCGATGGCGGTAAAAGCCATAATCCTCTTTCTCTCGCGAGTtgttgtatgagtgtttgattacAAAGATTGCAAACCTTTAGATAGGTACCCTGAACAGGCTTATATAGAGTTCCCTACCGCCAGGGTCTCTTCGGGTAGCTACTAATAACTAAAATTGATTACAGACAATAAACATCCCACTATGGATAGTAACAGATGTCATCAACACTGGTGGAGGTGAATGGTAACCGCCGTCTTGAATGCGTAGTAGTGTTGCCTTTGTAACGCCTGGTTTACTTCTGGTCGTTGGTCTGATATATTATCTGAGTGATGGTAAACCAACTGATAGTATACCGACTGACGATCAATCCTACCGATGACGAACCAATTGAAGTAATCGTTTCGATTGGTGCCCACTCCGACTGAtaggtgatgtcgcttgaagctatgtcggcatttccccaaagaggaagggatgatgcagcacagcgcggtaggtatttcccccagaaatgaaaccaaggttatcgaaccagtaggagaaccaaacaacacaacgtaaacagcccctgcacacaaataacaacacctcacaacccgacatgttaaaggggttgtcaatccctttcggggcacggcgccagaaacggtgcgaggacgggagaaagttgtaatagattgaaataatagattgcaaataaaataaagtgcagcaaggtatttttgtatttttggtttaatagatctgaataaaaagtgcaaataaaatagattgcaaagcaaatatatgagaaagaagacccgagggccgtaggtttcactagtggcttctctcgagaaaaaatagtaaacagtgggtaaacaaattactgttgggaaattgatagaacctcaaataattatgacgatatccaggcaatgatcattacataggcatcacattcaagattagtagaccgactcctgcctgcatctactactattactccacacatcgaccgctatccagcatgcatctagtgtattaagttcatggaaaaatggagtaatgcagtaagaacgatgaaatgatgtagacaagatccgtttatctacatggcggtagatatagatctcgtctttttatccttagtagcaacgatacatacgtgtcgattccctttctgtcactgggatcgagcaccgtaagatcgaacccactaccgggcacctcttcccattgcaagataaatagatcaagttggccaaacaaaacccaaatatcggagaagaaatacgaggctataagagatcaaagaaactcaaataactttcatggatataaaaagatatcactgatcataaactcaaagttcatcagatcccaacaaacacactgcaaaaagagttacatcatatggatcttcaagagaccattgtattgagaattcagcgagagagagaaagccatctagctacaaactacggacccgacggtctacaaggaactactcacgcatcatcggagaggcaccaatggaggtggtgaaccccatccgagatggtgtctagattgtacctggtggttctggattcttcggcagctggatgaatatttcgtcgattgctctagggttctggtatttttggggtatttatagagcaaagaggcggtccgggtggcacccgtggtgggcacaacctatcagggcgcgcctgggcctcctagcgcgccctggtgggttgttcccccctcggggcaccccccaggtgcaaccagggcccattgtcttccttctggcccataagaAATCATCATGGaattcgtggcatttggacttcgtctgatattgatttcctacgatgtaaaaaacatggaaaaaataacaactcacacttggcactatgtcaataggttagtaccaaaaattgatataaatgactataaaatgattataaaacatccaagattgataataaaacaacatgaaacaatcaaaaattatagatacgttggagacgtatcagcatccccaagcttaactcctgctcatcctcgagtaggtaagtgataaaaactgaatttttgatgtggagtgttgttcatcatgtcatatcatattcttttctttatagcatggacatttggacttttatgtgattcaaagcaatagtctagttttgacataataatttagatactcaagcatatcaacaagcaaccatgtctttcgaaatatcaatgctaaaataagttatccctagcccatcatgctcaaacattgatccattcatgaagcatactcgaatattaactacacccaatacttaagcacgatcatattgcccctagttggtgctttttatgagagaatatggagactcaaatttcaaaataaaaatttcataaagtaaaagaaaggcccttcgcagagggaagtagggatttgtagaggtgcgagagctcaaagcgaaaaattagagataaaaacattttgggaggtgtatccatcccaccaacgaaaacgacttagagttcccaacactttccatgctagatatgccataggcagttcccaaacagaaaataaagtttattcctttttccaccatactttcactttccatggttaaccgtatccacgggtgccctccataccaacactttccaaggaatttattatttgacaacataaagtaaattcatttttgcatatcgggactgggcatccctaagacctttgccttactctcgtgcaatgataagtgaataaacactcatcttgagaatgacacatccagcatggaaaatattggccacccattaccgttccgcgagcgaaacaaacacacacaagagaagtttattttgaaaattagagatggcacatgcaaatttgcttagaacggcaaaagaataccgcatataggtagatatagtggactcatgtggcaaaactggtttaaaggattttggatgcacaagtagagatcatacttagtgcaaagtgaaggctagcaaaagattgggaagcgaccaaccaagaaacgaataatctcgtaAGCAAGCATTAAGTATAATTAACACCGaacaatgcaccacaagtaggatataattttcattgcatgactattgactttcgtgcatgcatagggaatcacaaaccttaacaccaatattcctactagagcacagttactcatcaacataactcacatatcacaccatcatatctcaaaactattactaagaatcaagtttattttgtccaatgatcttcatgtcattttctttttctttatccttcttggatatctatcactttgggactaattttcatgtgttgcttttcataagctcaaacaaatataagtgaagatcatgagcataacaatttttctttctctcaaaataatttaagtgaagcaagagagaatttcttcaaaaagttttactaactctcaaataaatctaagtgaagcaagagagcatttcttcaaaaatactaaagcacaccgtgctcaaaaagatataagtgaagcactagagcaagtcctagctcataaaagatttaagtgaagtatagagagcaattctaacaaatcatgatataattttggctctctaaaataggtgtgtccagcaaggattgatgacttaaaacacaaaataaaacaagaaaatacacatatcatacaagacgctccaagcaaaacacatatcatgtgacgaataaaaatatagcctcgagtaaaataccgatagttgttggaagaaagcagggatgccactcgggggcatccccaagcttagttggttgctcactcttggataatagcttgggatgccggggcatccccaagcttaggctcttgcatccttccttcatccatcgtaagataacccaaaacttgaaaacttcaatcacacaaaactcaacaaaaccttcgtgagattcatcagtgtaagaaaaataaaccactactataagtgctgtatcaaaccaattattatttagtttttgtattatatatactgtattccaacttttctatggcaaaaactcatcaaagaaaaccatagagccatcaaaataagcacacaacacaaagaaaacagaatctgtcaaaacagaacagtctgtagcaatctgatttgttcgaatacttctggaaatccaaaaattctgaaaaactaagaaaacctggataatttgtatattgatcttattcaaaaataataggcattttatcacgttctggtgaattttaacaattattttcgtgagcacaaagtttatgtctttttcagcaagatcaaacaactatcacccaagaagatcctattggttctacttggcacaaacactaattaaaacacaaaaaacacaatcataacagtagcattattgtgctaacactcaagaacagaaagcaaaaagcataAATAAatattattcattgggttgcctcccaacaagcgctatagttttacgcccttagctaggcataaagcaaggttctaagttttgtcttccgaagttttggcaacttttgtaaggtttttctcaaacccgggaggctctttacgcttccctaaattctctggaaaggaaaccatcttaagatccaaaatatccaatcgcttgttaTAAAGAGTAATTagagtattcatgcgattgatacttgttgggtaacgtagcagaattttaaaatttcctacgcatcaccaagatccatctatggagtatactagcaacgaggggaaaggagtgcatctacatacccttgtagatcgcgagcggaagcgttccaatgaacggggttgatggagtcgt
Coding sequences within:
- the LOC123078155 gene encoding ubiquitin-conjugating enzyme E2 20; the protein is MARGENSESHGSGNVPAAPAPGAASASSGKQAPAAARGADGQSVVRRLQSELMALMMGGDPGVSAFPEGDNIFQWVGTIDGSAATAYEGTSYRLALAFPSDYPYKPPKVRFETPCFHPNVDNHGNICLDILQDKWSSAYDVRTILLSIQSLLGEPNNDSPLNTQAAALWANQEEFRKMVEKLYKPA